The sequence TAAAACCAGTCTTACGAGGAGGTGAGGAAATTTCTGGAACAGTGTGACATTACCAAAGACAACAACTCTTTCATAGAAATGAAAGGCACTGGATTGAAGCCACCAGGTGAGCTTTCACAATTTGTATTTACTGGAAAGatggttgttttgtttcctttacttATAAGTACAAAGTTGAAGTGAGAAAAGTTCCACTACAAAATAACAGGATATAAAGAGTGCAGCTCAGCTTCTTGAAGTATCAGCAAAAAGTATCACGTGGCCTCATTTCTCAAATGAGCAGgttctcttttcttcttgcaGAGCCCATAGTGTTTGAAAGCTATTACAAGACGGGGACAGTCAGGGACAACAATGGCCAAGCTCATTttgcaggaggagaagaagatcCCTCAAAGAGGTGAGACAGAATTAAAATCTTCTTCTTCCTAGCAGTTTGTTTTGCATGCCTTCCTCCAATTCTCCCTATCCAGGGCGTCTTCTGGTGTAACATTCGCAGCCTTCATATCATTTTTGATTTGGTCCATCCAGCACTTTTTTGGTCTTCCTCGTGGCCTGTTGCCACCTAGATCTAATTGCTGTGCTGTCTTGTCTTTGCGATGGAGTTCTTATCGCTACAGGCAACATGGCTGTACCATCGGAGCCGCGCCTCTCTTGTCCGTGATCGGTGTCACTCCCCATCGTTTCCTGACATCTACGTTCCTCGCTCGGTCTAGTCATGTGAGACTCAAAGACCACCTCAGCATCTTCATCTCCATGGTGTGAAGGGCTTGTTCGTGCTTGGTCATCGCTGGCCAGCACTCTGACCCGTAGAGTGCCATTGGGCGCATGATCGTCTTATAAACTTTCACCTTAAGATAGATTGGCATTCTCTTGTCGGATAAGACTCCACTGATCTGACGCCACTTCATCCACACTGCGTTGACACGGAGTCTAGCGTCTGGTAGAGTTTTGCAGTCCGAGGTGACAAGGGACCCGAGGTACTTGAATTGGGCAACTTTAGTCAGCGGCTCGCCGTCAATAGTGATGGTACTGTTAGTCTGGGGGCCGTATTCAAGGTATTCAGTCTTCTTGATGTTCAGGTGCATGCTGTTTTTGGAGAGCCGATCTTTCCACACTTGTGTTCGGGTTCGCAGGGCTAGGCAGAATTAAAATGGGATAAAGAAATCCAGGTGAGGCCCTCACTTATATCACTGAGCTTCTGCAACCCTACTCTCCAAACCGGATCCTTAGATTCACTGATAGTGGTCTTCTAACCATTGCACAGACCCGTTTGAAAACAAAGGGGGATCGCGCTTTTCAAACCTTGGCTCCAATattgtggaacagtttacctcccCCACTACGCAACATCAACCCTTTAGCTACTTTTAAAACAAagctcaaaacacatctgtttagACAGGCATTTAGGTAATATTCATGTGTAGCAAACTGTGTTATTGGATGTGCTATTATACTGTGTTTTACTGTTTCAATTGATATGCTTTTATACCTTTTTTATaccatttttattgtttcatttgatatgtttttattCCAATGTGAGTTACTTTGaaataacttcctgttttaaaaagcactatataaatacattttacttacttacttactaattCCAGAGGAGACCTGCTTCAACAGTGTTTATAACatactatatactatactatagtgtatataatatactatataataTACTTTAGTTCatataatgtatataatatACTTTGTACTCtgcaaactaaacacaaaccaTGTCCTGAAAATATTCTCTTTGTTAATCATCATCTTTATCTTCAtcgtttgttgttattttttaatgttagaAATTTGGACCTTTGCTCGGTGAATTCACAAAAGTAAACATTTGTATCTTAAATATCTTTCTTGATCTAAAGGTGTTCTGATCCCCTGCTTGGAAGGTCTCTGAACATTGGCATGGACAGTCCACTCAGCCCACGATCTACACTGTCATCCATTGGAGAATGTAAGTACTGCAACCGCTCACTCAGTTATATTGTTAAACTGTAGGAAAGACCTAAATCTTCAATATTTTGTTGGTTCTGCTATATTTTATGAATTACATATATAGAGAGTTGGTCTTTCTATTCATATATTGGAGGTTAGAGCAGTCAATTAATTTGAAACATTTCACTATGTGAATAAGAGATAAAAATGATATTCTAATATTATATCAAGAAAGTACACTTTAAAAGTaagaaagaaatttaaatttgcTATAGTGGACTTGATGAGAGGCCAATCTCTTCTCCAATGAGTCATGTATGtgccaaatgtgtaaaactgTATAGACTGTTGGTTTTGAACAGTAACACATCACAGGCCCTGTTGGTCTCTTAATGTATTTGCATGCATACACACTGCAATTATAAAACATGGGGCTAGAAAAAGTATTATATGTAGTCATGGGTCAAACACATAGGTGTGTgaatttgttggtttttgtgctATTTAAAGTTAGACTctgtgggtggatgtgggtggCTACCTTTGCCCTTAGTGTGAGAAGGTGCACTTTGAAAATCTTTGTCATGGAGCTTAAAAGACATAACAGAttaataaatttatttatttatttttacattttgtgtttgcACTTTCTGACATTTAATTCTGCTTTAGTTCAGCTTTCAGATGACGGATATGCACCCCTTCCATGCATTCACCAAGAAGTGCCACTGTCCACGGGTCCACCTGATGAAATCTTCTATGTTGTGCTTTATCAATACACTGCAAAGGTGATTTGCATGATTATTTTAAAACCTACAGCAAGAAAGTGAACATTGAGCAAGATGATcgaggaagaaaagaagaaaatagacAATATTAGCAGTACTGTATTTAAGCGATATTTGCCTGTAATTAAGATGTGCTTTCTTTACATCGACTGATCAGGAAGAAGATGAGCTATCTGTGAGCCGAGGAGAAGTAGTTCGAGTGCTGGACCAAGAACAAAATGGGTGGTGGACGGTGGAGAGGAATGGGTTTAGTGGACTGGTGCCAGGAAATTATCTAGGCAAAATTTAAACATGTACGCAAATACAGTAATTTTCTTTATATCTCAGgagaaattcaatttatttatagtaATTTCATGAAAAAGAACCGTAAATCCAATTCTTACTTGCCTGCCCCTTTACCTTAAAAAAGTAGTTCACAAAATGTGGGTGGGCTATTTCACTGATAATATGCAACTTTATTTAAGTAAAATGCTATGTGCATCATTTTTTATCGTTAATAtaattaatcaaattaaatactgtggggggtggggggtttatAGCTTATGATATAgagcatgcaaaaaaaaaagaactttgagAACCACTGCCTTACAATGAGTTTTATCATAAAATgcaataatttatgttattgGTATCTGATTTTTGCCCCCAGAATGACTGGTTTTGGGGGACAAACACACTGTGATTGTGTAAACACAATTGTGCCCCCACAACATGCGTGGTATACACAGAACAACAGTTGCAAATGCAAGAAAGTAGACACAAAGAATGTCAACACATCAAAACAGATGTCTCATATGCTTAAAAACTTGCACGCTTGCAAAGACACACACCAAAGCGAACACATGCCACACACAATACAgcctacagacacacacatttttgcCAGGCTTTTTTTCCCAAGTGCTCTTACAATACTGGCTAACATGAAAAACTAACCAAAAACCTGAACTAAAAAAGATCATTTAGTAAGCAGTAGACTACCTAAGCAATTAATGCAAGTTAAAGGAAATGCATTCACCAGCTTATATCAGCCTCATTGTTTAAACTGGTTTGGATAATCAGTATAGCTATACTGTTTATCTCATCTTTAGTTCCTATACTTGTAATATATGACTAAAGAATGGTTAGCCATCTACTTTAGAAAACCAatgaagaattttaaaattcCCTTCATTCAGTCAAGTTACCATGTTTTCAACATGAATCTGTATGTTACTAATAGTAGCAAACTAGTACTGCACCAGTACATTCTAAGCACTGTAACATCACAtacttttttcattaaaatttgaaCTTAAATGACTTGTGATAAGATGAATCATCTTATTCATCTCAAATGACAAGAAAACAGAATGAGTACCATGTGTAAACCACCAGTGACTGCTAAGTTTAACAGCATTAAGCAGCCACATATATACAGCGGAAATGTATATGCTTCTGGCTGTCAATCCTTCTTTGTTTAGAAATGCAGTTTGTGACTAAACTATGACATAGTCTTTTAAATCATCCATTTATTTGGTGCACATGTGAGCTGGTGAAAATAGAGGGCTGGATTTCTAGGAAAAGGAAGGTTTTCATAGAACTCTATGCTGTCCTTAACAACTGAGTACAAATTATGATTCACTACCTTGTAGaatcacctttagcagcaataacatgAAGTAATCGTTTTTATACTTCATCCGTTTCTCACGCTGTTGTTGAAGACTCATCGttacaacattgcttcagttcatttagGTTTGTGAGCATTTGCTCACACACAGGTCTCTTAAGGTCcagccacagcatttcagtcatgttgaggtctggactttgcaACATATTTTCTATTTCAGCCATCCTGCttatgtgtttgggatcattatccTATTGCATAGCCCAGTTTTGGCCAAGATTTTGCTgtcggacagatggcctcactcTTGACTCTGGTGTTCTTTGAAATACAATGGCTGCAAAATGAGCCCAAATTATCAGCCCTCCAAAACCATGCTTAACAGTGGTATggggtgtttgtgctgatgcgCAGTTGGCTTCCAATAAATGTGCCCCTTTGCATTATGACTAGGCATCTCTCTTTGGTCTTGTTCTGGAGGTCTTTTGGTTTGCTCAAatacaactttgcaaacctaaactATTATTCCATCTTCTCCCTACAattcttccaaacaagccatactcgTTCAGGAATTGTACTGTCAGGAACTTAGATATAACACCCTAAATGAGGAATGTAGCTCTTGGCCTTTTGCAATTTTTCTAAGTATTGCATGGTCAGACTTTGGGTGAAATTGCTGGGGAATTTACTAGATGTGGTCTTGTAGCGTTAACATAACAAAACTAAATGCTCCAAATTAGTAATCTGCCAAAACTTCTTCTTTTACAGAGgtggtcacacttgctgatgatcagttgcatttgattagcagcaccagGCTGATAATTACCCACTGTGTAatgtgtttttcacaggactgcataaaATCCTGCAAAAACGTTCCTTTTCATATGACTGTAGTAATCATCATTTATATCTGCTGTACATAAAAGTTTTTCTGTAAACCTTCCACAGACCATCAGCTACAAAAGTAGCACATACAGATGAACAAACTACTAGAATAAACTATTTTTATGCTTGTCAAGTGACGGcacatttaaacatgtttaatataATTCCATGCGCCTGATGATATAGCCATATGATATTGCTTGTTTAAGTACTTTGTGtcggtttggggtttttttggtagCATATTTACTGTcacgtgaaaaaaaaaattaaaagaatccAGTTGAGGTGTATGAGTTTATTTGTCTCCTTTTATCGCTCATATTTTTCTGTGGAACTAGCTAAATATGGGATCAACTTAACagcttaaaaatattaaaagggTACACACTTTCACTACAAGGTACAaagaatgtgtatttttttaaaaatcaggttTAAACTTAACAAATCAAACTAAACAAGTAAATGTGTGACTGTAACCGATTAAATCTACATATATAAATCTTTAGGTAACACTGATAATACTCCTACTGATGGCACTGGAGACCAAATAGTTAATTCACAATTTATATCTTAGCAATGCCTTGTTAGTGAAGCCTGATTTGGAAATTTACAATCGGAATATTTGTGAACATAAACAACTCTTTCACCAAACATCGCTTTGAGAATGAGATGCTGCTCCAACacctaaaaaaaccaaacattcataattcttattctgcAAATCTTAAAAACTAGACTGCATTCATGGAACAGCTAAGATTAAAACGTCAGATCTGTACTATGCTAAAAAGATTTGTCTGGTCAAACCAAGGCCTTGGTAACAGAGTACATGTTATTTTTAACACAGCTTATACATTTGGACAACCACTAAATATCTCCAGAGTTCCAGCCATGGTGCAAAATAGCACACCAAGAAAAAGCTTTCATACAACACGACCAGtcttattttcacatttaagcTTCTCGTCATCCTTATTGGGCATCTACACAAATTTTATGAAGccacaatttaaagaaaaaaattgcacaTCAATAATCAGAAATCAATTAGCCATATACAACTTTGGcttttgtaaatatttcagtATTTGTAACAAAAggataaacatttaaaagtaacaGGAACTTGGAAAGCATGTCAATAAATAAATGGTTTTCCCTTGAAGCCCCCACCCAAAACGTCAGTGTTCGCTACTTTATCATGAATTGTGCAAGGTGTGCTTGAGCTTATATAACTATAGCTGATAACTAGTGTGAACATGTCCTGTGACGCTCCTGTTgattttcttagtgttttgttgGCCGGCTGCATTCTTCATGCATAGCTGTTGGTTGTGACCAGCAGCTCATACGCTGGGTCGTGGCTCCTCCTGCACAGCACCACGCAAGCACAGAGCATGCCCAGCATCTGCAGGCAGACAGCACAGGGATCAAAACTGTgaagttaattttttcccttcagCAACCTCCATGTGAATTTCATTAAACAGCACAACTCAACAGTTTCAAATTTTAACAGGAATATTGGGACACACTATAGAACATACTCTGTAATGTATAAGAACTATACTTGTATTTATCACTATATGGACTCTGGCTGTAAAGTTGGATGTTATGCTGACAACAACCACAGCATAGATGCTTTGTTAAACATAGATGCTTTGTTAAACATAGATGCTTTGTTAAACATAGAGTCTTTGACCACATTTACTTTGTCTCAATTAGGTCAGAGCTACTTTCAGTTCACTTGTTACCAAGACAACTGCAGTTTCAATAATACACCCTACTCACCTGAGTCTATTGCAAGACTCTTTAAATATAGTTCTGATTATAAGCTTTAGCTGAGAGATGATGCGgcatataaatatgtaaaatctCACTATAACTATCTGCAAGACAAAATATAGGTGTCAACATTTTAAGACCCTTGTGTTTGCAGCTTATATTCCTTACCTGTATAGATGCAAAAGTCAACGCAGCCCATATGACATACATCATAATCTCCTTTAATTTATTCACAACAAGAGCTTCACATCCCTAAAgacgaaaaataaaaaaagttctcCAGCTATAAACACACTTGTAACATGCTGGAAAATACTTACAGTCTCTGCAAACGATTTAATTACAGACACCAAACTAGTGGTGTGTACCTCTTGGTAAAGATCTGCTGGTCGAGTGAGCGTGCCTGTACAGTTGCTGATGTTGGGCTGACAGCAACTGACGGGGACGCTGTTGTTCTTGGATTCTTTAAACCAGTGGGTGTTCTTCCAGTCAGAGTAGTTGTGAATGCCGCAGCAGTGAAGCTAGGACAAACGGTGgatgaaaatgtttaattacaattttaaaattcatcatcatctaatatatatatatatatatatatatatatatatatatatatatatatatatatatatatatatatatatatatatatatatatatatattaggggtgcaacgatattcgtatcgatattgaacagttcgatacagtgctttcggttcggtacgcatatgtatcgaacaatacaacatttgtaatttattttatcaactttccttctgacgatgctgtctgtgttgagcgctcagtgaatctgcgttcgactactccgcctaggctgcactgtcgagcgcagattcactgagcgctcaacacagacagcatcgtcagaaggaagaccgcagggcacctcccccaccctcattcagatctggcgtttggaattattttggttttcatgtgacgtatgaccctgaaggtaagcgagtcatggactaaagtaaaacagtatgttggatgtgccatgcaatgctcaattacatgggtgggaactagtgtgttagcgcagttagctcgttaacgtgttggccgtctagccccatgcacggggcgatcagcggtagctcgttaacggagatttgccgtgttgtggcgttaaggtcatttcaacgagattaacctgaaagcactagtgggaacacaacaaatatgactgcacatttacgccgacatcatcctagtgcaaagacaaaaacaacaagcatgctactaactttagccgagtcatttagaccgctgttagcacgtgattctccttatgctgctgagaatatagcccagaagaagcggatagtatagcttttatttggaaagagacatttctctataataaactctcttttccaaagatgagtgattcctcaatcagatacagggctcgcaatattgctagcccgacgtcccggagctagcgaaaagtcgggctattgtaggaaaaatatatgtcaatgcttttgcattctttcagaaatgtagctgggtaattatgtcattggcatcggtgagccactgtcaatatgtgacatattgaagtcgcgtttgaatttgcgcttgtttttttgctttcactttgcaatcgtgcgaactgtgtatagagagcgacagcactgatctgtgagtgatgataatttgtgcaccaattcctctgacatcgtcttattaatcgttagcttactatgcaaacatgacaagtgaaatctcccgcaggaagcttaaacatgtgagaggttgatcgcgcagagaatcgctgagcttatgtgagtgcgtgtgtaaaagcagcaggatttatatttgactacgatgacctggatgactgagaaccttcacagacagatatatattttagttctgctgagccaaataagacaggtcagggtgaagaagtgacagccaaagaaaagcttaccacaaaacgaagaagttatgacaaatcagactataaggcaaaaagaaagtgcagctttatggtttcatggacaaaataatttctgtggctgcaatatgacgagctatataaccagggctgcacataagtggtccgcaggtgcgcattcgctgtcaaaataaaaaacacgcacaagggttagggttaaatttaaaaactgtacttttgagttaaaatatatatttataattttaataaatgacaaattaaaaaggcatgaacattttttttgtatcgaaaaaatatcgaaccgtgacaccaaagtatcgaaccgaaccgaaccgtgaattttgtgtatcgttgcacccctaatatatatatatatacacactaccAGGAAAGCATAAAAAGTAACGTAATTAAAAACTGCACGCACTCACTTTTTCCTCAGTTTTAGATGACAAAATCATTTGTCACAATAGAAGTTTTTTTCTCACCTGCCTCTGCACATAATCAATCGCCCGGCTAGGAGCATCAGTGTTGGTGCCGCTGTATTCATTGTAAACTTTTTGAATGGAGTGATTCACCTCATCTTCTacctataaaaacaaagaaaagaaaagaaaaaataacacaacTGTCACTATTCACCACTCATTGCTCACTCAAAGTAATTTGCTGACTTAGTCTTATAACATTGTCAAAAAACTAATTATAGAAGCACTTTAATCCAAACAGATTAAGGATAAATGAGAGCGgctaatttaattacatttattctTCACAGCAGAAGGAGCTGTTTTACACACAGTAATAaacaatttatttgtaaattacaTAAAAACTTCCTTGTTCACAAGGGGTTGCCACAGTGGGTAATTTATCCTGAAACAGGAGACAAATTAAGATTTAGCAGCAGCATTACATTGTCGCCTTTAACAGAAGAGAACGTGACCAGCAAAACAGTGTTTACCTTTGCTCTGTATATGTAGCCgagcaccaccaccacacactcCGTTACAAATACCAGCAGGAGTATGgcagcaaactgaaaaacaggGACAGAAAGCTGATGGTAAAATTGAtctaaaattaaagaaaatattgaacATTAGACATTTCCTCTCTGTCACAATCAATGTGAGGTTGTATCAATCAAAATTGccaaaacaagtgaaaatgtcaaattattggcattttatttttaaaatccctCCCTGCATTTTTACCGCATTTTAAGTATTTTCTTCCACTACTGCAATTTAATTCAATAAACTCCCATTAAAACCCATATTGCATTATTATTGCTTTAGCAAAGCCATGTATGTACATTCCCAGCAAGAGTCGGTTGTCAGCATCCCCCAGTAGTAAATTAAAAAAGGGAGTTTCTTCACCAACTTTCAACAAAGCAAAAAGTTCTCAAAATGTGCAACAAACTGTTCTCACTAAAGACATAAACTTCTTTCAGCACTTGAGGCAAAAACACAACCATGCTATGAAGGTAATATAAAGGCTATGATATACTAGCAGCTGCTGATGTCTGACTGAAATGTAAACAAACGACTCCCCCAAGCGCAGCacttgcaagttatgctcaacacCACCATTAGTGATGGTCGAAAGGAAGGGCTTTAAAATGCTAGTTAAGAAGCTCAAAGCAATATACAGCATCCCAGGTAGAAATGAGGTTTTAGTGCCAATATTGTGAAAATGCCCTTCCTTTACTTACAATATTAATGGTGCTGCCTGAAAACTGCAAGCATGAAAAACACCATTCAgtattttttactttatcaTCAGAAATATAGCTATTGCAAATTTTCTTGATATATATCACCCACCTTCCTTGGCAC comes from Astatotilapia calliptera chromosome 1, fAstCal1.2, whole genome shotgun sequence and encodes:
- the tspan3b gene encoding tetraspanin-3b, producing the protein MGQCGITSSKTVLVFLNLIFWAAAGILCYIGAYVFITYDDYDHFFEDVYTLIPAVVIIAVGTLLFIIGLIGCCATIRESSCGLATFAAILLLVFVTECVVVVLGYIYRAKVEDEVNHSIQKVYNEYSGTNTDAPSRAIDYVQRQLHCCGIHNYSDWKNTHWFKESKNNSVPVSCCQPNISNCTGTLTRPADLYQEGCEALVVNKLKEIMMYVIWAALTFASIQMLGMLCACVVLCRRSHDPAYELLVTTNSYA